Below is a genomic region from Demequina sp..
TGCGATGTCGTTGGCGAGCATGGCGCTTATCTTTCCACGTGCGCGCGGGCGCCCGTCACGCCCTACGGATGCGGCGTGCCCAGAGCTACGGCCGCCTGCTGCCCGAGCACGGCGAATCCAAGTGAGGCGCCCAGTCGCTGCGAGGGCTCGTTGCCCAGGCGAGAGCGCCACTGGGGCACGAGGCCTGCGTCGTGCGCCTCGGAGACAGCGACGGCGGACACCAACCGCGCGAAGCCCCGACCGCGCAAAGCAGGATGGGACACCACGCCGACCTGCGCGACGCCCTCGCCCCACCGTTCGTAGCCCGCAATCGCGGCCACCTGTCCCGAGTCCGTGATCGCGGCCCACCGGTCGGGCATGTCTTCGAGGCCGCCCTCATGCCACTCGGCGTCGGACACCGCGTCGCGGAGCTCCTCGACCGCCGCACCGTCGGCGGCTTGGATGCCGTCGCGCGGGGCGCCACCGAAGCCACCGTCACGGAAGGCGATGCTCGCGGTCCCGATGGGCTCCGGATCGCACCTCACGAGGCGCTCCATGAGCCTCGTCGTGGACAGCAGCTCGTCCGCGGGGAGGCCCGCGATGGCAGACAGGGCGGGGAAGGGCGCGACCACCACGGTCGCGGCGCGAATCCTCACCGCGACGAGCGCCGGCAGGTCCTCGCGCTGGACGGCGTGAATCCCCGCGGTGCGCATCGTTGCAGGAGGCACGCCAACCTGCTCGGCCCACGCCGCTACAACGCGAGACCACGCGCCAGGCGACAGGACACCTTCGTCCTCCGAGTGAGCCACGCTCCCCATGGTGCCAGCAGGGATGCGGTTACTGCGGGAACCTCGCCCGATTTGTCTCAGTCGCGCGTCTGCGACACCCAGGCCGCGTACAGCTCCGAATAGATGCCGCCGGCATCCACGAGCTCCTTGTGGTTGCCCACCTCGACGAGTTCGCCCTGCTCCATCACGCCGATGAGATCCGCTCGCTCCGCGGTCGACAGCCGGTGCGCAATGACGACGGACGTGCGGCCCTGCATGAGCCCCTCGAGCGCGCGCGAGATGCGCACCTCGGTGGCGGGGTCAACTGCACTCGTCGCCTCGTCGAGGACCAACAGGTCGGGATCGCGAAGGTAGGCGCGCGCGATCGACACGAGCTGCCTCTCCCCCGCGCTGAGCAGCTCGCCGCGCGGTCCCACGTGCGTGTCGAGACCGTCGGGGAGCGTCGCGAGCCACGACTCGAGACCCAAAGACTCAAATGCCGCAAAGGCGCGGCGCGAGAGGTCGTCGTCGGCAGCGTCGGGCAGGGCGTACGCAAGGTTGGTGCGGATGGTGCCGTCGAAGAGGAAGCCCTCCTGCGGCACCACGGCGACCGACCGCCGCAACGACGACATCGGCACGTCTCGCAGGTCTACACCGCCCACGCTGATCACGCCCTCGTTCGGGTCGATGAACCGCGACATGAGGCGCGCAAGGGTGGTCTTGCCGGAACCCGTCTGCCCCACGAGGGCGATGCGCTTGCCCGACGGCACGGTCAGGTCGATCCCCTTGAGGACTTCGGGGCCGCCTGGGTAGGTAAGCCGCACACCCTCGATCTTGAGCTCGCCGTGGCCGTGCGGGATGGGGGTGCCGTCCTCGCCCGGATCGGCGATCGTGACCTTGGCGTCGACGAGCTCGAGTACGCGCCGCCAGCCGACCATCGCCCGCTGCAGTTCCGCGAGCATCTCGATGATCCAGTTGAGCGGGCCGGAGAACGTGTATACGAGGAACGGGAACGCGACGACGGTACCCACGGTCATGTCGCCGTTGAGGGCGAGCGCGGTGCCGCCGATGAGCGCGAGGCCCGTCGCGATCGACTGGGCGAGGACGCCGGACGAGCTGTTCGCGGCCGAGAGCATTGATGCGCGGCGCTCCGCCTTGAGGATCTGATCGATCTGCTCCCCGAGCCGCGCCCGCATGCGCTGCTGCACGCCGTAGGAGCGGATGGTGGCGATGCCGACCAGCTGCTCCGAGGTCGCGGCGAGCAGGTCGGCCATCATGATGCGGACCCGCTGGTAGGCGCGCCGCACGCGGGGCTGCACCCACAGGAGGGAGGCCACCGCAGGGATGAACGCGAGAAGCACCAGCAGCGCGAGCTTCCACGAGTAGAAGCACATGACGACGAAGACGATGCCCGATTCGAGGGCGGCGATCAGCATCGCTGCCCCCGTCCACTGCATGAGGTCGCGCATGGTGTCGACGTCGCCCGTGACGCGGGAGACATAGCGCCCGCGGGCCTCTTCGTTCTGCGTCAGCACAGACAGTTCGTGCACCTTGGAGAACGCGTCGACGCGGAGGGTCGCGAGACCGGCCTCCGCAGCCCCGACCATGCGAGTGCGCACTCGCCACGCCACGACGGCAGAGATCAGCAGCACCACGACGCCCGCGAGTGCGTACTTCACGACGACGGTCGTGTCCACGCCCCCAGGGGCGAGGAGTCCCTTGTCAGTGATGCGCTGCGTGAGGAACGGCACCGCTGCCTGACCGGCCGCGGCGACGGCGGCGAGGGTGAGCGTGACGCCGAGACCCTTGCGGAACTCCGGGCTGACCTCGAAGCCGCGGCGGAAGGTCTCTTTGAGGCGGGGCTGGTCGCTCATCCGATGTACCCCGCTTCCTCTTCTGCCTGACGCTTGGTGTCTTCCTCGTAGGCGAGCACGAGCTCGCGGTAGCCGGGGTCGCGAGCGAGCAGGTCGGCGTGCGGTCCCGCGTCGATGACGCGGCCCTTGTCCACGTGGACCACATGGTCGGCGAGCAGGATCGAGGCGAGGCGGTAGGCGATGATCAGCACCGTTGGCCCGTTGCCGTCCTTGCTGAGTCCCGTGAGGATCTCGCGCTCCACGCGCGGGTCCACGGCGCTCGTCGCGTCGTCGAGAACGAGGATGCGCGGGGCGCGAACAAGGGCGCGCGCGAGCGCGAGCCGCTGCCTCTGCCCACCAGAGAGGTTCATGCCGCGCTCGTGGAGTTCGGCGTCGAGCCCACCGATCTGCTCCACGACGTCCGTGACGTTCGCGCGGCGAAGCGACTCCCAGATCTCCTCGTCCGCGAAGTCCTCGCCGAGTGTCACGTTGTCGCGCACGGTCCCCGCGAACACGAAGGCCGTCTGGGGCGCGAGCGCCACGTGGGACCCGAGCTCAGCGATCGTAGACAGGTCGATGTCGTCGAGCGTGATGTTGCCGCTCACCGGTCGAGCGAGCCGCGAGGCGGCGAGCGCGACCGTGGACTTGCCCGATCCCGTGGCGCCCACGAGTGCCGTGACGGTTCCGGGCTCAAGGTGCAGCGAGACATCACGGAGGATGACCGCGAGGTTCCCCTCGCCGTCGTCGGCTCCGATGTCGGCGCCATCGAAGCTCATGGTTCCCGCGCCATCGCGCTCCACGGCGACGTAGCCGGGCTCGTCTACCTCTGTCGCGGCCTGCGCGATCTCGCCGACGCGGCGGAAGGCGACGAGGGCGGACGGCATCTGCCCCAGCACCCAGCCGAGGCCGCGGATCGGCACCGACAGCAAAGTCACGAGGTAGATCGCGGAGACGACGTCGCCGATCGTGACCGCCCCCGCCGCGGCGCGGTACGCGCCGACGATCATGAGCGCCACCGAGCCAAGCGGCACGACGACGTCCATCATCGGCTCGAACCAGGCGGAGGTGCGGCCCGTGCGCGTGTCCGCGTCCCTGAGCCCCTTCGCCACAACGGCGAAGCGCGCGTTCTCCTTCTCCTCCGCGCCGAGCGCCTTGACGACGGTGCCGCCCTCGAAGCTCTCGTGCGCGATCGTCGAGACCTCGGAGCGCAGCGACTGCCCCAAGTCCCAGCGAGGCGTGATCACGCGCTCATAGGCGTAGTTGATGACAAGGATGACCGGGATGACGGCCAGCGCGGTGACCGCAAGCCACACGTCCATGGAGAACAGCGCCCAACCGGCGGCGAACATCATCACCACGGACCCCGCGGCGAACGCGAACGGATGCAGCGTGTTGGTGGCGGTCTCCGAGTCGGACGACATCGCGGACAGCATGCGACCCGGCTGGTTCGCCCTGTGCCACCCGAGGGGAAGAGACGCGAGGGCGTCGGCAACCACACGGCGGTGACGGGCGCCAACGCCCGCTACGGCATTGCCCTGGAACGCGCGCCGCAGGTACACGAGGATCGCGTTAAGGATGCCGATGAGCAGGAAGACGCTGCCGGCCATGATGATCGCGGTCATCGGGTCCTGCGTGTACTCGCCCCACACGCCCTGAATCGGCTCGCCGCCTACCCCAGGGATCACCACCTCGTCGGTGATGGTTCCCAAGAGGCGGCCGAACACGACCGTGGACAGCGAGAAGATCCCGGCGAAGCTGATGGACAGCGTGAAGCGCAACTTCTCCGTGCGCAGGGCGTGCATCAGCAGTTGCCCGGCCTTGTTCATGAAGCTGCCGGAGAGCTCGTAGTCGGCAGCCGTGGTCCGTGTGCTCATCGAACGTCGATTCCCGCGGCGCGCATGTGCTCCTTGACCTCGCCGATGGTCAGCGTGCCGAAGTGGAAGACGCTCGCGGCGAGCACTGCGTCCGCGCCGGCCTGGGCGGCCGCGACGAAGTCCTCCACGCGCCCGGCGCCGCCGGACGCGATGAGCGGCACCTTCACC
It encodes:
- a CDS encoding GNAT family N-acetyltransferase codes for the protein MAHSEDEGVLSPGAWSRVVAAWAEQVGVPPATMRTAGIHAVQREDLPALVAVRIRAATVVVAPFPALSAIAGLPADELLSTTRLMERLVRCDPEPIGTASIAFRDGGFGGAPRDGIQAADGAAVEELRDAVSDAEWHEGGLEDMPDRWAAITDSGQVAAIAGYERWGEGVAQVGVVSHPALRGRGFARLVSAVAVSEAHDAGLVPQWRSRLGNEPSQRLGASLGFAVLGQQAAVALGTPHP
- a CDS encoding ABC transporter ATP-binding protein/permease, which codes for MSDQPRLKETFRRGFEVSPEFRKGLGVTLTLAAVAAAGQAAVPFLTQRITDKGLLAPGGVDTTVVVKYALAGVVVLLISAVVAWRVRTRMVGAAEAGLATLRVDAFSKVHELSVLTQNEEARGRYVSRVTGDVDTMRDLMQWTGAAMLIAALESGIVFVVMCFYSWKLALLVLLAFIPAVASLLWVQPRVRRAYQRVRIMMADLLAATSEQLVGIATIRSYGVQQRMRARLGEQIDQILKAERRASMLSAANSSSGVLAQSIATGLALIGGTALALNGDMTVGTVVAFPFLVYTFSGPLNWIIEMLAELQRAMVGWRRVLELVDAKVTIADPGEDGTPIPHGHGELKIEGVRLTYPGGPEVLKGIDLTVPSGKRIALVGQTGSGKTTLARLMSRFIDPNEGVISVGGVDLRDVPMSSLRRSVAVVPQEGFLFDGTIRTNLAYALPDAADDDLSRRAFAAFESLGLESWLATLPDGLDTHVGPRGELLSAGERQLVSIARAYLRDPDLLVLDEATSAVDPATEVRISRALEGLMQGRTSVVIAHRLSTAERADLIGVMEQGELVEVGNHKELVDAGGIYSELYAAWVSQTRD
- a CDS encoding ABC transporter ATP-binding protein/permease, with product MSTRTTAADYELSGSFMNKAGQLLMHALRTEKLRFTLSISFAGIFSLSTVVFGRLLGTITDEVVIPGVGGEPIQGVWGEYTQDPMTAIIMAGSVFLLIGILNAILVYLRRAFQGNAVAGVGARHRRVVADALASLPLGWHRANQPGRMLSAMSSDSETATNTLHPFAFAAGSVVMMFAAGWALFSMDVWLAVTALAVIPVILVINYAYERVITPRWDLGQSLRSEVSTIAHESFEGGTVVKALGAEEKENARFAVVAKGLRDADTRTGRTSAWFEPMMDVVVPLGSVALMIVGAYRAAAGAVTIGDVVSAIYLVTLLSVPIRGLGWVLGQMPSALVAFRRVGEIAQAATEVDEPGYVAVERDGAGTMSFDGADIGADDGEGNLAVILRDVSLHLEPGTVTALVGATGSGKSTVALAASRLARPVSGNITLDDIDLSTIAELGSHVALAPQTAFVFAGTVRDNVTLGEDFADEEIWESLRRANVTDVVEQIGGLDAELHERGMNLSGGQRQRLALARALVRAPRILVLDDATSAVDPRVEREILTGLSKDGNGPTVLIIAYRLASILLADHVVHVDKGRVIDAGPHADLLARDPGYRELVLAYEEDTKRQAEEEAGYIG